The sequence GTGGTATTTGTTCGCCACCGACGCGGACGACATCTATCACGTCCACCCGCTGATTTCCAAACTGATCGGCACGGACCTCAAGGATGTGGTGGGTTCCGATGGCTACGAACTGGGCAAGGCGCTGGTCAAGGCGGAGGAAGGCGTGGGTGTTTGGGTGGAATACCTGTGGCCGCATCCGGTGACGCTGGCGGAGGTTCCCAAGGTGGGCTATGCCATCCGGCGCGATGGGCTGCTTTTCGCTTCGGGCTATTACCCTGCCCCAGAGAGTCCCGAAGCGGGCACTAAGGCATACGTGCAGGCTGCGATAGATAAGTATAAACAGGAGGGCCTGGAAGCTACAGTCGCCTACTACGGCAGCCGGGAGAGCATTGAAGGCCAATCGTCTCTGTTCCTGATTGACGAGAATGGCCGCATCGCTGTCTTCCTTGTTGCGCCCGGAGCGGTGGGTCTCAACATCGAGAGCGTTAAGGTACCCAGCACCGGATTTGAACTTGGCAAAGAAATAGTGCGTGCGACCGAGGCCGGGCACTGGATTCACTACCAGCGGCCCAACGTGAGAACCGGCGTAATCCTGGATGCACATGCATGGGTGATTCGCTACGATGGTCTGGTTTTCGGCTCGAGCTACTTTGGCGAACCGGCCGATTGAGCCGCTCATAAAAGCTAAAGTATTTTATTGCAGTTCGCAGTTGTGGCAGAGAAAACCATTTTGCGAGGGAGATTGTTATGTTTCGAGATGTTTGTCGCGTGTTCGTGCTCGCGCTGGTGGCTGGCGGGCTGTGGAGTTGTGGTGGGGATCGTGTGACGCAGTCTCAGGTGGCAGAGGAGCAGGTTGGTCGTCCGTTGAGTAAATTGGCAGCGGCCGGGCATTCTCTGGTCGTGGTGGCGACGGTGCACGAGGATGAGGGGCCAGTCAGTGGTGTGATGGTAGAGTTTTCGCGTTCTGTTGCGGGTCAGTCTGCGAGCTATGACTGGTCGGGTATGACGGATGATGAGGGTCAGGCGCAGATAGAGATTACTGGCGGCAGTGGGTATTATCAGGCGCGTGCTGTGCAGGATGGGAGTGAGGTAGGTTCGTGGTCGAGCATCCCGTTGAATGCGGGTGCTGAGGTGATGTTGTCTTTGCCGATAGGTGGCAGGGCGCAGGTTCTGAGTTCTCCGCCGATGGCCGCCGATGAAGACGACGCGCTGACCATGGCCTTTGTGATGAAGGGCATTGAGCGTTACGAGCGCGATGGGCGGGAAGCCACGCTCGCCTACTACAGCAGCCAGGAGAGCATCGAAGGCGAGCGGTTCATGACTATCATTGACCCGCAGCAAAGCATCATACTGGCAAGTGGTTTATCCATTCGCGTCGGTGCGCCCGCGCCCACTGGCGCACCATTCCCCCCGATGGAAGAAGTGCCTACGGAAGGTCTCTGGGTGGATCATCAAGATATTCATTCCATAACCCGACAGTTAGGCCCCAAGCGCAGCTTCCTCATTCGGCACGACGACCTCGTTTTCATGGCCGGGCATTTCACGTTGCAAGAAAATCTGGCCGACGCCACCCGCAATTACATCGCCAAGGCGATCGCGCACTACGACCGCGAGGGCCTGGAAGCGACCATCGCGTATTACAACAGCCGGGAAAGCGTGGACGGGCAGTTTTACCTGTTCCTCATCGGGGCCGATGATCTCTACCTGGCGCATCCCATTTTCCCGCACCTGATCGGCACGGACATCAAGGACGTGGTGGGTTCGGACGGTCAAGAATTGGGCAAGGAAATCGCCGAGGCGACCGAGGAAGGCCATTGGGTGGAATACCTGTGGCCGAACCCGGTAACACAGCGGGAAGAACACAAGGCGGCCTGGGTGGTGCGCCACGACGGGCTGATCTTCGCATCGGGCTACTACACGTCAGATACCGAGGCCGGGTCGCCGCCCTGGCAGGGTGCCGATCCGAGGGAGTACACCGTGGCGTACGTGCAACGGGCCATTGAACGCTACAAGAGCGATGGCCTGGAGGCGATGAAGGCATACTACAACAGCGTGGCCTCCATTGAGGGCGAGTGGTATTTGTTCGCCACCGACGCGGACGACATCTATCACGTCCACCCGCTGATTTCCAAACTGATCGGCACGGACCTCAAGGATGTGGTGGGTTCCGATGGCTACGAACTGGGCAAGGCGCTGGTCAAGGCGGAGGAAGGCGTGGGTGTTTGGGTGGAATACCTGTGGCCGCATCCGGTGACGCTGGCGGAGGTTCCCAAGGTGGGCTATGCCATCCGGCGCGATGGGCTGCTTTTCGCTTCGGGCTATTACCCTGCCCCAGAGAGTCCCGAAGCGGGCACCAAGGCATACGTGCAGGCCGCGATAGACAAGTACAAACAGGAGGGTCTGGAAGCCACCGTCGCCTATTACAGCAGCCGGGAGAGCATCGAAGGCCAATGGTCTTTGTTTCTGATTGACCAAGAGGACCTCGTCGCTGTCTTTCTTGCCGCGCCCGGAGCGGTGGGCCGCCCAATAGCGTCCTTTAGGATACCCAGCACCGGATTTGAACTTGGCAAAGAAATAGTGCGTGCGACCGAGGAGGGGCACTGGATTCACTATCAGCGGCCCCATGTGCGAACCGGCGTAATTCTGGATGCACATGTATGGGTGATTCGCTACGATGGTCTGATTTTCGGGTCGAGCTACTTTGGCGAACCGGCCGATTGAGTTGCTCATAAAGCCTTAGCAGACGACGAACCCCATCGCTCATGGCTGCGTTTGGGGGCATAGCCATGAGCAGCTTTAACTGTTTTCGCACCACGCAATATTAGGGGATGTAATCATGGCGGAAGTCAGGCAGGTAAATGAGGGTATTCGCTACGAACCAGACGACAAATGTCCCCGGTCTGTAGCCATACTCTCTGCCGTTCAGATGGCATCGCCAAATATCGTCATGGTCGTGGTGTTTACGACTGTGGTCATTCGATCATCGGGCGAGACCGGGGCCTATTTGCCGTGGGCCGTGTTTATGGCCTTGATAACGTGCGGATTCACGTCAATTATTCAGGCTTTCCGTGGTCGAATCGGGACTGGACTTCTCATTTTGACGGGTTTCAATATCCCTTTTATCGCGATCTCTACGCTTGCCTTAGAAAAAGGCGGACCGGGCTTGCTGGCGATTTTGACCGTTGTCTCGACGCTCGTTCAGTTGGTGCTCACGATGTACCTTCCGCTGTTGCGCCGAATATTTACGCGAACCGTCAGTGGCACAATTGTGATGTTGGTCGCAGCTACGGCAGCTCCCTTCCTGTTTAACGATGTTGTGAAATCGACACAGAATTTGCCCGTTGATCGCGTTATCGCGACCCTGACAATATCTTTGTTTGTTGGGGTACTGATAATTTTGCGTGCGCCACAGACCTGGCGGCTGTGGATAGTCGGTATCACCATTTTGGCGGGTCTGATTGTCGCAGTGCCTTTGGGGTTGTACGATAACAGCGGTGTGGTCGAAGCTGCCTATATTGGTTTTCCCGTTCCCGTCTGGGAAGGTTTGGATTTGACCTTTGGCGTTGAATTTTGGGGACTTCTGCCGGCTTTTATCTTTGTCGGTTTGGTGACTTTTGTGAAGGCTGTTGGGGATATTGGCGTGATCCAAAGAGCTTCGCACCGAGAGGTACAGGCACAGGATTTCAGAGTTGTTCAAGGCGGTCTCAATGCCTACTCCGTGGGCAATTTGATCGTGGGCTTTCTGGGCATTCCCTCTGCCACGACGCCCTGGGCACTCACTGCAACGTATGTCTCTCTTACAGGCGTGGCTACGCGGATTGTGGGTGTGTACATGGGGTTGTTTATGATCGGGGTGGCATTTTTGCCCAAGTTGGGGGCTTTTCTCATTGCGATTCCGAGTCCGGTTCTGGCGGCTGTCTATATCATCGTATTTGGCGGGCTTTTCGTGGAAGGGGCAAAGGTGGCGTTCGATGATAAGATTGATCATCGCAAGAGTATCGTCATCGCGGTATCGATAATGGTTGGGCTTTCTTCTGGGAGTATTGCTGGATTTTTTGACGGGTTTGTGCGCGAGTTGCTCGATAGCGGGGTTACGGTGGGAAGCCTGACGGTTATTGGCATGACGCTTTTGGTGGAGCTGACCGGTTCGCGGCGGAGAAAAATTCAAGTGCCGCTGGAGTTGTCTGCATTGCCCGCGATTGACGAGTTTCTCGTTGCGTTTGCCGAGAAATACGGTTGGACGGAGAGCGGGCAATACCGCCTGCGTTCGGTCGGGGAGGAGATGCTGGTGAGTCTTGTGACGGAGGATGAAAAGGAATCTTCCAGTACACCGCGGCAACTGATCATGAGTATTCGCATGGATAATGGGGTAGCAGAGGTTGAATTTCTGGCGGCTTCGGATGGCGAGAATATCGAAGACCAGATCGCGTATTTGGGTGAGGATGCGTATGCCGAGGATGATCACGAGTTTTCGATCCGGCTTTTGCGGCATTACGCTTCATCTGTGCATCATCGGAAGTATGAGGGGATCGATGTTATTACGGCTCGGGTGGAGAATGCGATGTGAGCAGATTCGTCTGTTAGTTATGATAAACGGGAGGGTCTCACCCTCCCGTTTTGCGTTTATAAGGTGAGAAATTTCGGATAGGTCGTCAGGTTTTCGAGTCCGTCTTCGGTGACGACGGCGAGGTCTTCGATGCGCACGGCGCCCCGGCCCGGGTAATAGAGGCCCGGTTCGATGGTGACGATGTGTCCGGCGCAGAGGGTTTCCGGGGTTTTGCCGATGCGCGGGGGTTCGTGGATTTCAAGGCCCAGGCCGTGGCCGGTGCCGTGGAAGAAGCCCTGCATGCGGCCGTCTATGTTGCCGGTTTCAAAGTTGCGGTTTTCAAATAGTTCCGTGAGTGCCCGGTGGATGGCCTGGCCGTCTGCGTCTGCGCGTACGCTGGCGAGGACGAGGTTTTGTCCCGCGAGGACTGCGTCGTAGATGTTCTGGAGGTCGGCAGAGGGTTCGCCTTTGACGACGGTGCGGGTGAGGTCGGCGAAGTAGCCGGTGGTGTTTGAGCGGGGGAAGATGTCGATGATGATGGCCTGATGTGCGGGCAGGGGTCCGCTGCCTTCGTTGTGGGGGTCGCAGGCCTGGTCGCCTCCGGCGACGATGGTGTGACCGGCTGTGTAGTCGCGTTCGAGGAGGAGAAATTTTATTTCGCGTTTGACGGCTTCCGAGGTGAGGGGTTCGCCGTTGTGGCAGAGGGTGTCACCGCGGATTTCCGAGTTGCGGATGAGGGTTATGGCGGCGTCCATTGCGGCTTCGGTGTGTTGTTGTGCTTCGCGGATGTATTCGATTTCTTCGGGGGTTTTGATTTCCCGGTCGGGCCAATACGCGCCTTCTGGAAATGCCACTTCGTAGCCGCGTTCGCGCAAGTCGTCTGCCGTGGCTATGGCAAAGGCGCGGGGGACGTTCAGGTGGGTGATATTTTTTTCCTGTAGTACTTCGTGTAAGGCATCGATTTGAGAGGGTTCTTCGTTCTTTTTTTTTGCTTTTTCCTGGTATTCGGATAGGGAGAGTACGTGATCGACCTGGGCTTGAGCGCGCGCGCGGTCGCGTTCCAGGTCGGACATGAGGAGGTGTTTTTCCGCGCCGATTTGAAAGAAGATGAAGGGGTCGGGCGCGAGAAAGTGCGTGGCGTAGTACATGTCGGCGTCGGTTTCGCTGGCGGCGATCATGAGCCGCGCTTCAGAGGTGCTCATTATAGGGTCCTTATGTTGAGATTTTCATGGATAAGAAGAAACGGTTGCCTTCGCGCATGACGGAAAATGCGGCGTTTTTCCCTTTTTTGAGTTTGGATATGGCTGTTTCAAAGTCGTGTACTGTTTTTATGTCTTTTTGATAGGGGACTTGACGCACGGCATAGATGATGTCGCCTTCGCGAAAGCCAGCGTTGCGCGCTTCGCGCGAGACGTCGGTGACGATTACCCCTCTGATGTTTTCGGGGAGGGCGTATTCTTCGATTGTTTTTGCGGTGATGTCGCGGACGGTGAGGCCAATTTCTGAGGTAGATGCGTTTTCTTGTTCTTTGGAAGGCGCGTCATCTGCACTGGCCAGGTCTTCGGGCAGGCGTTCGCTCAGGGTGACGCGGATGGTCAGGTTTTCTGTGTTGCGCCTGATGGCGAGTGTGACGGTGTCGCCCGGGTGTTTGCGGGCGACCAGGCTCTGGAGATGGTTGGGGCGATTGACGGGTTGACCATTTACTGAGAGGACGATGTCGCCTTCTTTCAGCTTGGCTTTCGCGGCCGGGGTATTGGACCGGACCTCGGTGATGAGTACGCCCTGGGGGCGGTCAAGGCCAAATGCCTCTGCTGTGCCCGCATCGACTGAGCCGAGTCCAATGCCGATATAACCGCGTTTGACTTTGCCGTGTGCGACGATGTCGTCCATTACTTTTTTGGCGAGGTCTATGGGCACTGCAAAGCCATAGCCGATGAAGGATCGGTTGGATGTGGCGATGGCTGTGTTGACGCCGATGACTTCGCCGTTGAGGTTGACGAGGGCACCGCCGGAGTTGCCGGGGTTGATGGCGGCGTCGGTCTGGATGAAGTCTTCGATGCTCAAGCCCCCCTGGTTGCTGATGATGTTGATGTCGCGACCAACGGCGCTTACGATGCCGGCTGTGACTGTGGATTTGAGGTTGAGGGGCGCGCCTACGGCGAGTACCCATTCGCCGATTTCAACGGCGTCTGATGTGCCTATGGTTGCGGGTTTTAGTCCCGTGGCGTCAATTTTGATGACGGCGATGTCGGTGCGCGGGTCCGAGCCGACGAGTTCGGCGTCGTATTCGCGGTTGTCGCTAAAGGTGACGGTGAGTTTGTCGGCGTTGCCCGCGACGTGGTGGTTGGTGAGGATGTAGCCGTCGGTCGTTATGACGATGCCCGATCCCGTGGTTTGCGGGTCTGGCATGGGTTGTGGTCTTCGGTCTGGCCTTCGATTGGGTCGTTCTTCAAAGTCAAAGGGGAAGGGGAAGTTGCGGCGGCGAGGCATGTCCTCTGCACTGAGGGTGACGTTGATGGTTACGACCGATGGGGTGATTTCCCGCGCGATGGCTTTGAAGGCGGTGTTATACGCTCTGACCTGGGCAATGGCCTGTTTTTCTTCGGGTGTGAGCGCGGCTTCGCCTGTATAGGCGGGGGACAATAGCAGTGCGATGAGGCCTATTAGCGCGATGGTGCGGTGTTTCATGGTGGGTACTCCTTTTGGGAATTAAAAATTAAAACTTTCGACGATTAGACCCACGACCCTATTAGATGGTTCCGAGAAATTACGAGCGATCAGCTTTCAGCAAAAAGCCTGTGTTTTTGGTTTTTCTGACCGCTGACTGCTGATAGCTGATTGTTTCTTCACAAATCGTATTGATCGATTTTTCGGTAGAGGGTGCGTACGGCCATGCCCAACAGTTTTGCCGTGCGTTCCCGGTGGCCTCCGGTTACGCGCAGGGCATTGGCGATGGCTTCGCGTTCGAGTTCTCGCAAGGGGCGTATGTCTTCTTCGGTTTCTTTGATTTCTGTGTCTTCTATGGGTGTGTCATAGACGGGCAGGACGGGCGTTGGTGTATTTTGTACAGGCGTTTGCATGCTTTGTATGTAGGCTTTGAGTTCTTTGACGTCTTTGGCGACTTCGAGTATTGCCCAGTAGAGCAGGTCGCGGTCGGATTCTGCAGGTGTTTTGCCCGCGAGGACGGGCAGATAAGACGTTTCTGTCACCGGGGATGTGTCGAGGTATTGCGCGAGGTCCAGGGCGGATATGTGTCGGGTTTTGGATAAGACCATGAGGCGTTCGATGAGGTTGATGAGTTCCCGCACATTGCCCGGCCAGTGGTACTGTTGTAGTGCGTTCATCGCGTCGGGCGCGAATTCAATGGGGGGCATGCGGAGTTCGTCGCTTTGTTTTTGGATGATGTTTTGCGCGATGAGGGGGATGTCCTGAGGATGGGCGCGCAGGGGGGGCATTTCGATTTCTATGACGCGAAGGCGCTGGTAGAGGTCTTGCCGAAATTTGCCTTCGGCAACGGCTTGTTGCAGGTTGCGATTGGTGGCGGCGATGACGCGGACGTCAACGGCGATTGGCGTGGTGCTGCCGAGGCGGGTGACTTCTCTGGCGTCGAGGACGCGCAATAAGCGCACCTGTGCAGAGGGGGACATTTCGCCGATTTCATCGAGGAAGACGGTGCCGCGGTTGGCGGCTTCAAAGATGCCGGATCGCTGTGTGCGCGCGTCGGTAAATGCGCCTTTTTCGTGGCCGAAGAGTTCGCTTTCGAGGAGGGTTTCGGGGATTGCGCCGCAGTTGAGGATGAGAAATGGTTCGTCGCTGCGCGCGCTTTGCCGGTGGATGGCTTCGGCGATGAGATTTTTCCCCGAGCCGCTTTCTCCTGTGATGAGTACGCTGACGGGGGTGGGCGCGATTTGAGCGATGCTTTCCCGGATTTGTTGCATGGTGTCTGAGCGGCCGAGGATGGCGGTGTCGGGTGGGGTGCGTTTTTGTGTCAGGGCGTCCTGCAATTCTGCGGGGATGAGTGGATAGGAGAGCAGGGCATCGGGGTCTAAGGTTGTTTGGAGTTGCGTGCCGCCTTGCGTGGTGATGACGAAGACGGGAATTTTTTCAGGTCGCTCGGATAATATGTCGGCGAGTTGCACTTCGGGCAATGTGGTTTCGTCCAGGATGAGCAGGTCAAACTGGTTTTCCGAGAGGAGTTTTCTGGCGGGTCTCACGCTGTTGGTGACGAGGGTCTGCCAGCCGAGTTCTTCGAGTGCGGCGCGCAGGTCCCGGCCCAGTTCGGTGGGCTGTTCGACGATGATGAGGGCTTCTTTTTGGTCGGTGGGCATGGTTATTTTATTTTAATTTTAATTGTTGAATGCGCTTTTCCGCCCCAATGCCTTCATTGCTGGCTACGCCGTAGCGGCGTTTTATGGCTTCGAGTTCTTGTATGGCTTGTTCGATGTTGTTCTGTGCCGCATAGCAGTCCGCTATTTTCATTTGCGCGGTTGCGATCCACATAGGCCCCGCGTTCTGGTTGTAGCGCAGGATCAAAAATTCTCGGAGTGCGTTGGCATAGTCGGCCATTTCAAAATAATTTTCTGCGATGGCGTATTGGATGTTGGCTTTTTCGCCTTCCGCGATTACGACTTTGAGCAGGGGCCGAAGTTCTGCGATGGCTTGCTCGTGGTCGCCTTTTTTGGGGAGATATATGGTGCCGATGTCGATGCGGGCGTCCAGGGCAAGGCGGTGTTGGGGAAATTCTCGGATGAGCTGACGCGCAAAGTTGATGGCGAGGTCGTAGGCATTGAGGTTGCTGTAATTTTTTGCGAGTTTGTGGAGGATGCCGGGTTTTTCGGATTTGGCGACGCCTTTTTCAATGGCGTTGCGATATGCGCGTGCAGACAGGTTGTATTCTTCGTTGCGTTCCCAAAATGCGGCGAGTTCGAGGTTGGCATCTACCCAGTGCGGGCTGTCGGGATAATTTTTTATGAAGGTGCCGAGGGCGTTGAGATAGGGTTCGTTGTTGCCGTCTTTGTCGGGTCCTTCGTCATAGTAGGCGCGGATGATGTAATAGCGCGCGTCGGCTTCTGCTTCGGTCCTGGCGTATTTTTTGGCGATGTCTTGAAAGATTTGCCGCGCTTTTTTGGGGTTTTTGACAGCGAGTTGATATTTGCCTTTTTCCACTTCGAAGCGGGCGATCCATTCGGTTGCTGTTTTATAGGTTTTTTTAAATTGGCCCGCGGCTTTGTTGGCTTCGCCAACGCGCCGGAGGCGGTAGAGGCTCAGGACTTCGCGGGCGGCCATGGTTTCGTTGCGCGCAGGTTCTGGTATGCGCCGGTACGCGGCGATGGCCTGGGTGTATTTTTCCGTTTGGAAGAGGAGGTCGCCCACAGCCTGGTCTGCCTGTGTGCCGAGTGGGCTGTTGGGGTATTTTTTGGCGAATTCGCGGAAGGCGGCGAGGGCTTCTGATGTGCGGTTGAGATATGATAGGTGTTCGGCGCGTGTGTACGCGATGCTGTCGGCGTCGGGTGCTTGTGGATATTTGCGGAGGTACATGTTATAAGTTGTGATGGCTCTGTCGCGCTGGTTGTTTTGCGCATAGGATTGGGCGAGGCGGCGCAATAATTGAGGGGTGGTGTTGTGGGTGATCAGACGTTCGTCT comes from Gemmatimonadota bacterium and encodes:
- a CDS encoding cache domain-containing protein, with the protein product MFRDVCRVFVLALVAGGLWSCGGDRVTQSQVAEEQVGRPLSKLAAAGHSLVVVATVHEDEGPVSGVMVEFSRSVAGQSASYDWSGMTDDEGQAQIEITGGSGYYQARAVQDGSEVGSWSSIPLNAGAEVMLSLPIGGRAQVLSSPPMAADEDDALTMAFVMKGIERYERDGREATLAYYSSQESIEGERFMTIIDPQQSIILASGLSIRVGAPAPTGAPFPPMEEVPTEGLWVDHQDIHSITRQLGPKRSFLIRHDDLVFMAGHFTLQENLADATRNYIAKAIAHYDREGLEATIAYYNSRESVDGQFYLFLIGADDLYLAHPIFPHLIGTDIKDVVGSDGQELGKEIAEATEEGHWVEYLWPNPVTQREEHKAAWVVRHDGLIFASGYYTSDTEAGSPPWQGADPREYTVAYVQRAIERYKSDGLEAMKAYYNSVASIEGEWYLFATDADDIYHVHPLISKLIGTDLKDVVGSDGYELGKALVKAEEGVGVWVEYLWPHPVTLAEVPKVGYAIRRDGLLFASGYYPAPESPEAGTKAYVQAAIDKYKQEGLEATVAYYSSRESIEGQWSLFLIDQEDLVAVFLAAPGAVGRPIASFRIPSTGFELGKEIVRATEEGHWIHYQRPHVRTGVILDAHVWVIRYDGLIFGSSYFGEPAD
- a CDS encoding Xaa-Pro peptidase family protein; the encoded protein is MSTSEARLMIAASETDADMYYATHFLAPDPFIFFQIGAEKHLLMSDLERDRARAQAQVDHVLSLSEYQEKAKKKNEEPSQIDALHEVLQEKNITHLNVPRAFAIATADDLRERGYEVAFPEGAYWPDREIKTPEEIEYIREAQQHTEAAMDAAITLIRNSEIRGDTLCHNGEPLTSEAVKREIKFLLLERDYTAGHTIVAGGDQACDPHNEGSGPLPAHQAIIIDIFPRSNTTGYFADLTRTVVKGEPSADLQNIYDAVLAGQNLVLASVRADADGQAIHRALTELFENRNFETGNIDGRMQGFFHGTGHGLGLEIHEPPRIGKTPETLCAGHIVTIEPGLYYPGRGAVRIEDLAVVTEDGLENLTTYPKFLTL
- a CDS encoding Do family serine endopeptidase, translating into MKHRTIALIGLIALLLSPAYTGEAALTPEEKQAIAQVRAYNTAFKAIAREITPSVVTINVTLSAEDMPRRRNFPFPFDFEERPNRRPDRRPQPMPDPQTTGSGIVITTDGYILTNHHVAGNADKLTVTFSDNREYDAELVGSDPRTDIAVIKIDATGLKPATIGTSDAVEIGEWVLAVGAPLNLKSTVTAGIVSAVGRDINIISNQGGLSIEDFIQTDAAINPGNSGGALVNLNGEVIGVNTAIATSNRSFIGYGFAVPIDLAKKVMDDIVAHGKVKRGYIGIGLGSVDAGTAEAFGLDRPQGVLITEVRSNTPAAKAKLKEGDIVLSVNGQPVNRPNHLQSLVARKHPGDTVTLAIRRNTENLTIRVTLSERLPEDLASADDAPSKEQENASTSEIGLTVRDITAKTIEEYALPENIRGVIVTDVSREARNAGFREGDIIYAVRQVPYQKDIKTVHDFETAISKLKKGKNAAFSVMREGNRFFLSMKIST
- a CDS encoding sigma-54 dependent transcriptional regulator gives rise to the protein MPTDQKEALIIVEQPTELGRDLRAALEELGWQTLVTNSVRPARKLLSENQFDLLILDETTLPEVQLADILSERPEKIPVFVITTQGGTQLQTTLDPDALLSYPLIPAELQDALTQKRTPPDTAILGRSDTMQQIRESIAQIAPTPVSVLITGESGSGKNLIAEAIHRQSARSDEPFLILNCGAIPETLLESELFGHEKGAFTDARTQRSGIFEAANRGTVFLDEIGEMSPSAQVRLLRVLDAREVTRLGSTTPIAVDVRVIAATNRNLQQAVAEGKFRQDLYQRLRVIEIEMPPLRAHPQDIPLIAQNIIQKQSDELRMPPIEFAPDAMNALQQYHWPGNVRELINLIERLMVLSKTRHISALDLAQYLDTSPVTETSYLPVLAGKTPAESDRDLLYWAILEVAKDVKELKAYIQSMQTPVQNTPTPVLPVYDTPIEDTEIKETEEDIRPLRELEREAIANALRVTGGHRERTAKLLGMAVRTLYRKIDQYDL